In Thiovibrio frasassiensis, one DNA window encodes the following:
- a CDS encoding ATP-binding protein, whose amino-acid sequence MCQFCTQHGEGKKWYENMANYTAEMFHQVNSEQNLLRFLRTFSKSLRDNVATASRWQRRFPRIYRFIAYPLLSRKMEKTHFGQVVPLEDVESILSQMEHIVRLPCVCRRVSLGTEQRYCFGVGMDLTPILAQVPDFAAFEYWTREQAIAFIRQLDQEGKTHSVWTFNTPFIGAICNCDQDCMAYRAQITLGVTRTMWKAEYVAAIDPHRCTGCNLCRKRCFFDAIGVNRDNQKCVIDAAACYGCGVCRPACQHNAIRLIDRAAVPAAAGSW is encoded by the coding sequence ATGTGCCAATTCTGCACCCAGCACGGAGAAGGGAAAAAATGGTACGAAAACATGGCCAACTATACGGCCGAGATGTTCCACCAGGTCAATTCCGAACAGAACCTCCTCCGCTTCCTGCGCACCTTCAGCAAATCGCTCCGCGATAATGTCGCCACCGCCTCCCGCTGGCAGCGCCGCTTCCCCCGCATCTACCGGTTCATTGCCTATCCCCTTCTTTCCCGCAAGATGGAGAAGACCCACTTCGGCCAGGTCGTGCCCCTGGAGGACGTGGAATCGATCCTCTCCCAGATGGAGCACATCGTCCGGCTGCCCTGCGTCTGCCGAAGGGTTTCCCTGGGCACGGAGCAGCGCTACTGCTTCGGAGTGGGCATGGACCTTACCCCGATCCTGGCCCAGGTGCCGGATTTCGCCGCCTTCGAATACTGGACCCGGGAGCAGGCCATCGCTTTCATCCGCCAACTCGATCAGGAGGGCAAGACCCACAGCGTCTGGACCTTCAATACCCCGTTTATCGGCGCGATCTGCAACTGCGACCAAGACTGCATGGCCTATAGGGCCCAAATCACCTTGGGAGTAACACGCACCATGTGGAAGGCGGAATACGTGGCTGCCATCGATCCGCACCGCTGCACGGGCTGCAACCTCTGCCGCAAACGCTGTTTTTTTGACGCCATCGGGGTCAACCGCGACAACCAGAAGTGTGTGATCGATGCCGCCGCCTGCTATGGCTGCGGGGTCTGCCGTCCCGCTTGCCAGCACAATGCCATCCGTCTCATCGACCGAGCTGCGGTACCTGCGGCGGCGGGGAGCTGGTAG
- a CDS encoding DUF504 domain-containing protein, translated as MQPLDQLLSRIKWDKAFGDGAFEIGYYDRVAARIVRHPLTDLLFEPTGKDSFLLMDEEGVYQRIPLHRVREVYRNGELIWQRPDPAKRDRKTIPEK; from the coding sequence ATGCAGCCGCTCGACCAACTCCTCAGCCGCATCAAATGGGACAAAGCATTCGGGGATGGCGCCTTTGAGATCGGCTACTACGATCGGGTGGCCGCTCGCATTGTCCGGCACCCGCTTACCGATCTGCTCTTTGAGCCGACCGGAAAGGACTCCTTTCTGCTCATGGACGAGGAGGGGGTGTACCAACGGATCCCCCTGCACCGGGTGCGCGAGGTATACCGCAACGGCGAGCTGATCTGGCAGCGTCCGGATCCCGCCAAAAGAGACCGCAAGACAATCCCCGAGAAATAA
- a CDS encoding MarR family winged helix-turn-helix transcriptional regulator — protein MSNSVQENEKGHASETGGEVLLGPGVTPPVPKDSYELRILQSIRRIIRAVEIHSHKLAHEHEITGPQLGCLLALAKGGPLTITQLARMVYQSPSTVVGIVDRLTDKGLALRERSSKDRRLVQVCVTAAGETLIANAPSPLQKTLAESLKNLPELEQVSITLALEKVVDMMEARKIEAPPVL, from the coding sequence ATGAGCAATTCAGTGCAGGAAAACGAGAAAGGTCACGCCTCGGAAACAGGCGGAGAGGTCCTGCTGGGACCCGGAGTCACTCCGCCGGTTCCCAAAGACAGCTATGAGCTGCGGATCCTGCAATCCATTCGCCGCATCATTCGGGCGGTGGAAATCCATTCCCACAAACTGGCCCACGAGCACGAGATAACCGGGCCGCAGCTGGGCTGCCTGCTGGCCCTTGCCAAAGGCGGACCCTTGACCATTACCCAGCTGGCCCGCATGGTGTACCAGAGCCCAAGTACGGTGGTGGGAATCGTCGACCGTTTGACCGACAAGGGGCTGGCCCTCCGCGAGCGCTCCAGCAAAGACCGGCGCTTGGTGCAGGTCTGCGTGACCGCGGCAGGCGAAACGCTGATTGCCAACGCCCCCTCCCCCCTGCAAAAAACCCTGGCAGAATCGCTCAAGAACCTTCCCGAGCTGGAACAGGTTTCCATTACCCTGGCCCTGGAAAAGGTGGTTGACATGATGGAGGCCCGAAAGATTGAAGCACCGCCGGTTCTCTAG
- the ablA gene encoding lysine 2,3-aminomutase, whose product MTIFSANQQNIAKIITTETVDLANWRDWRWQLKHAIKDISMVESILGIQFEEEERAQLELTLEKFPLSITPYYLSLINAEDYQNDPVFKQAFPSPRELVIEKFDMADPLSEDKDSPVPGITHRYPDRVLFHISNICSMYCRHCTRKRKVSDTDSVPGTDDIEKGLEYIRNTPVIRDVLLSGGDPLMLTDKYLDWILTQLRKIEHVQVIRIGTRMPVVLPYRITPELVAMLKTHHPLWINTHFNHPREITTSSKQALQRLADAGIPLGNQSVLLAGVNDCPRIMKSLVHKLVANRVRPYYLYQCDLSEGLSHFRTPVGKGIEIMESLIGHTSGFSVPTYVIDAPGGGGKIPVNPSYLISHSTNKVILRNYEGVITTYKEPDSYEPVFCDRNCVDCHLQLNLEDAEEFRSTGIERLLSDYHQAISLTPENNRRMERRDEA is encoded by the coding sequence ATGACTATTTTCTCAGCCAACCAGCAAAACATCGCCAAAATAATCACCACCGAAACCGTCGACCTTGCCAACTGGCGTGACTGGCGCTGGCAGCTCAAACACGCCATTAAGGATATCTCCATGGTGGAATCCATTCTGGGGATCCAATTTGAAGAAGAGGAGCGGGCACAATTGGAGCTGACCTTGGAAAAGTTCCCCCTCTCGATTACCCCCTACTACCTTTCCCTGATCAATGCCGAGGATTACCAGAACGATCCGGTATTCAAGCAGGCCTTCCCCTCACCCCGGGAACTGGTCATTGAAAAGTTCGACATGGCCGACCCGCTTTCCGAGGACAAGGACAGTCCGGTGCCGGGCATCACCCATCGCTATCCGGACCGGGTCCTCTTTCATATCAGCAACATCTGCTCCATGTACTGCCGCCATTGCACCCGGAAGCGCAAGGTGAGCGATACCGACTCCGTTCCCGGTACCGATGATATCGAGAAGGGGCTGGAATATATCCGCAACACCCCGGTAATCCGGGATGTCCTCCTTTCCGGCGGCGACCCCCTGATGCTTACGGATAAGTACCTGGACTGGATCCTCACCCAATTGCGCAAGATCGAGCATGTGCAGGTGATCCGCATCGGCACCCGCATGCCGGTGGTGCTCCCCTACCGGATCACCCCCGAGTTGGTGGCGATGCTCAAGACGCACCATCCCCTCTGGATCAACACCCATTTCAATCACCCCCGGGAGATCACCACCTCCTCCAAGCAGGCGTTGCAACGCCTGGCCGATGCCGGCATTCCCCTGGGGAACCAGTCGGTCCTCCTGGCCGGGGTAAACGACTGCCCGCGGATCATGAAATCCCTGGTGCACAAGCTGGTGGCCAACCGGGTCCGCCCCTATTACCTGTACCAATGCGACCTCTCGGAAGGGCTCTCCCATTTCCGCACCCCGGTGGGCAAGGGGATCGAGATCATGGAGAGCCTGATCGGGCATACCAGCGGTTTTTCCGTACCCACCTATGTGATCGATGCGCCGGGGGGCGGCGGCAAGATCCCGGTGAACCCCAGCTACCTCATTTCCCACTCCACCAACAAGGTGATCCTGCGCAACTACGAAGGGGTCATCACCACCTACAAGGAGCCGGACAGCTACGAACCGGTCTTCTGCGACCGCAACTGCGTGGACTGCCATCTGCAGTTGAACCTGGAGGATGCCGAGGAGTTTCGCTCAACCGGCATCGAGAGGCTGCTTTCGGACTATCACCAGGCCATTTCCCTGACCCCGGAAAACAACCGGAGAATGGAGCGAAGAGATGAAGCCTGA
- the ablB gene encoding putative beta-lysine N-acetyltransferase gives MKPDAIEQLGDSLIQHGKVNDRAYVMKVGKGDCTGIVDFVVALAQRKGYSKIFAKVPTFARSRFLERGFVEEARIPDLFQGKGDSFFLSRFFSAERGQEKEPELVSQVLEIAEQKAGTLEEVGLPSGLTCRTMEKDDVEEMAQLYRQVFASYPFPIHDPEYLAQTMDENLIYFGIRNEDKLIALSSAEIDFAGQNAEMTDFATLPEARGLGLATHLLAKMEKAIRRIGIKTAFTIARAYSFGMNITFAKHGYTYAGPLVNNTQISGDLQSMNVWHKRL, from the coding sequence ATGAAGCCTGATGCCATTGAACAGCTCGGCGACTCGTTGATCCAGCACGGCAAGGTCAACGACCGCGCCTACGTAATGAAGGTTGGAAAAGGGGACTGCACCGGGATTGTCGATTTTGTCGTCGCACTGGCGCAGCGAAAAGGCTACAGCAAGATTTTCGCCAAGGTGCCGACCTTTGCCAGATCGCGCTTTCTGGAGCGCGGCTTTGTTGAGGAGGCACGCATTCCCGACCTTTTTCAGGGCAAGGGCGACAGTTTCTTCCTGAGCCGCTTCTTCTCCGCCGAACGCGGGCAAGAAAAAGAGCCGGAGCTGGTCTCACAGGTTCTGGAAATCGCGGAACAGAAAGCAGGAACCCTGGAGGAAGTCGGACTGCCCTCGGGCCTTACCTGCCGGACCATGGAAAAAGATGACGTTGAGGAGATGGCCCAGCTCTACCGGCAGGTCTTCGCCTCGTACCCCTTCCCCATCCATGATCCCGAATACCTCGCCCAGACCATGGATGAAAATTTGATCTATTTCGGCATCCGCAACGAGGACAAATTGATCGCCCTCTCCTCGGCAGAGATTGATTTTGCCGGCCAGAATGCGGAGATGACCGATTTCGCCACCCTACCGGAGGCTCGCGGGTTGGGGCTGGCAACCCACCTTCTGGCCAAGATGGAAAAGGCGATCCGCCGGATCGGGATCAAGACCGCCTTTACCATTGCCCGGGCCTATTCCTTCGGGATGAATATAACCTTTGCCAAACATGGCTACACCTATGCCGGGCCCTTGGTCAACAACACCCAGATTTCCGGGGATCTCCAGAGCATGAACGTTTGGCATAAACGGCTGTAA
- a CDS encoding PA2779 family protein, with amino-acid sequence MLQKMIKPMSFFLVFTFLLLDFSVHTAQARMIDTSNVLTAQQTAANRERVSTFLGRDDVQKVMEQHGVDAAEAQKRVASLSDAELAKISQSMEQLPAGGDAIGAIVGAAVFIFVVLLITDLLGLTNVFSFVNPVR; translated from the coding sequence ATGTTGCAAAAAATGATCAAACCCATGAGTTTCTTTTTGGTTTTCACCTTTCTGCTCCTCGATTTTTCCGTACACACCGCACAGGCCCGGATGATCGACACCAGCAACGTGCTCACCGCGCAGCAGACCGCAGCAAACCGGGAGCGGGTGAGCACCTTTTTGGGCCGCGACGATGTGCAGAAGGTTATGGAGCAGCACGGGGTCGATGCGGCCGAGGCGCAGAAAAGAGTGGCCTCCCTTTCCGATGCGGAGCTGGCGAAAATCTCCCAGAGCATGGAGCAGCTGCCTGCCGGTGGCGATGCGATCGGGGCGATCGTTGGCGCCGCGGTTTTCATCTTTGTGGTCTTGCTGATCACCGATCTCCTCGGTCTCACCAATGTTTTTTCCTTTGTTAACCCCGTCCGCTAA
- a CDS encoding PA2778 family cysteine peptidase: MIVGLFFFALPLVLSGCGLLSTGRLPQPANVPDKAMVSGVPFFAQDELQCGPAALAMALNWSGVAIQPTALTPEVFSPTLKGSLQSGLIGAARRHGRVAYPISGSEALLAEVAGGNPVIVLTNLAFSWYPKWHYGVVIGYDQEQSEVILHSGLTANEHLSSSVFLNIWQRSEYWGLLVLPPERLPKRVEEAPWLEAVAGLERTGHWQEAAAGYRAALKRWPKSFGAWMGLGNSRYSLHDLAGAAEAFRKATRLQPKNGIPFNNLAQVLAEQGKRKEALAAAQRAVDLGGPLVDNFRQTQAEIKAKKAKSRPSPR, from the coding sequence ATGATTGTCGGCCTGTTTTTTTTCGCGCTGCCCCTTGTCCTCTCCGGCTGCGGTCTCCTCTCAACAGGACGGTTGCCCCAACCCGCGAACGTGCCGGACAAAGCCATGGTTTCCGGCGTCCCTTTTTTTGCCCAAGATGAATTGCAGTGCGGCCCGGCGGCTCTGGCCATGGCCCTCAACTGGAGCGGGGTCGCGATTCAACCCACTGCACTCACCCCCGAGGTCTTCAGCCCCACTCTCAAGGGCAGCCTGCAGAGCGGGCTGATCGGCGCAGCGCGCCGGCATGGCCGGGTGGCTTATCCCATCAGCGGCAGCGAAGCCCTCCTCGCCGAGGTTGCTGGTGGGAATCCGGTGATCGTTCTGACCAATCTCGCTTTTTCCTGGTACCCGAAATGGCATTATGGCGTGGTCATCGGCTACGACCAGGAACAGAGCGAGGTTATCCTCCATTCGGGGCTCACGGCCAACGAGCATCTCAGTTCCTCGGTTTTTCTCAATATCTGGCAGCGCAGCGAATACTGGGGACTCCTGGTTCTGCCGCCTGAACGGCTGCCGAAGAGGGTCGAAGAAGCGCCTTGGCTTGAGGCCGTTGCCGGGCTGGAGCGAACCGGCCACTGGCAGGAGGCGGCAGCCGGCTATCGTGCGGCCCTGAAACGCTGGCCCAAAAGCTTTGGCGCCTGGATGGGGCTTGGCAACAGCCGCTACAGCCTACACGATCTCGCTGGCGCTGCCGAGGCCTTTCGAAAGGCCACCCGGCTGCAGCCCAAAAACGGCATCCCCTTCAACAACCTGGCCCAGGTTCTCGCCGAACAGGGCAAGCGCAAAGAGGCTCTGGCGGCGGCGCAACGAGCCGTGGATCTTGGCGGCCCGCTTGTCGATAATTTCCGGCAGACCCAGGCAGAGATCAAGGCAAAAAAGGCAAAATCAAGGCCCTCGCCCCGTTAA
- a CDS encoding EF-hand domain-containing protein, producing the protein MVNSVSSSSSYAMQAMLAAMQGAQQRQGPQDLFKKVDLDSSGMVSQAEFQTLAEDISSKTGKSLSVDDTSFASYDADGSGELSGEELMAVMKSNGFGPPGDMQGAGEGGVPPSKDQAAAAYAVTSGGDSLSALIAGLQQLLAQLQSESGDQGTSTETASVGNGGSHHGPHDFFKKVDTDGSGGISLDELSTMATNIQDKTGQAITVDQDSFAAADSDGDGSLNTDELKAFMDKSGFAPPPPPEGMAMKTTSEDAQAESSKTKAGGQEQIDLLKIMLERLTKLSKAESTGSALLLNVTA; encoded by the coding sequence ATGGTAAACAGTGTCAGCAGTTCAAGCAGCTACGCCATGCAGGCGATGCTGGCCGCCATGCAAGGCGCGCAGCAGCGGCAGGGGCCGCAGGATTTGTTCAAGAAGGTGGATTTAGACAGCAGCGGTATGGTCTCCCAGGCTGAGTTTCAAACGCTGGCGGAAGACATCAGCAGTAAAACCGGCAAGAGCCTCAGCGTGGACGACACCTCCTTTGCCAGCTACGACGCCGATGGCAGTGGGGAGTTGAGCGGGGAGGAGTTGATGGCCGTCATGAAAAGCAACGGCTTTGGCCCCCCAGGAGACATGCAAGGCGCGGGAGAAGGAGGAGTGCCGCCCTCGAAAGATCAGGCAGCCGCAGCCTATGCCGTCACTTCCGGCGGGGACTCTTTGTCGGCTCTGATTGCCGGTTTGCAGCAGTTGTTGGCGCAGTTGCAGTCCGAGTCCGGAGATCAAGGGACTTCCACGGAGACAGCATCGGTCGGCAACGGCGGCAGTCATCATGGGCCGCATGATTTTTTCAAGAAGGTTGATACGGATGGCAGCGGTGGCATTTCCCTGGATGAGCTGTCAACCATGGCCACGAATATCCAGGATAAGACCGGCCAGGCCATTACCGTCGATCAGGACAGCTTTGCGGCGGCCGACAGCGATGGGGACGGCTCCCTCAATACCGATGAGTTGAAGGCGTTTATGGACAAAAGTGGTTTTGCGCCGCCACCGCCCCCGGAAGGCATGGCCATGAAAACGACCAGCGAGGATGCACAAGCCGAATCTTCAAAGACCAAGGCGGGGGGGCAGGAACAGATCGATCTGCTGAAAATCATGCTGGAAAGATTAACCAAACTCAGTAAGGCAGAATCAACGGGTTCGGCCTTACTGTTGAATGTTACCGCGTAA
- a CDS encoding ATP-binding protein gives MRISITHKLFLAISLAAAVAVISLVLAMQWSMKQGFLRYLNTIEKTGVSRLAASLEEGYRRESGWGFVLHHPAMWQRLIMTSIPEGGMPPPPGPPPELLAGPAANLPPPLGMDEKAPHRPLPPRLLHHFEQRFFLLDAGGKVLISRLEIPAHSEATPLRNQGKVIGYLGILPRTEISEPHQERFLKEQTMAFAIVAGIVLLLASWLSALLSKRLVRPLQNLAGATRLLAAGKFTTRVEVVSADELGQLAGNFNTLAMTLEKNEQARRQWVADISHELRTPVAILRGEIEALQDGIRQPDQHSLSSLHGEVLRLARLVEDLYQLTMSDLGALTYRKKNLDIIALLKEIVVIHAAQFTEKGLSLTNTVPAENAVEVFGDAERLRQLFTNLLDNSLKYTNAGGALRIDMTCHERTVRIDFQDSAPGVAGADMERLFERLYRVDASRNRETGGAGLGLAICRNIVEAHLGKISVQPSPLGGLWVQVELPRTNP, from the coding sequence ATGCGAATCAGCATTACCCACAAACTCTTCTTGGCGATCAGCCTGGCTGCCGCCGTGGCGGTGATCAGTCTGGTTCTTGCCATGCAATGGAGCATGAAACAGGGGTTTCTACGCTACCTCAACACCATCGAAAAAACAGGGGTCTCCAGGCTGGCCGCTTCACTGGAAGAGGGCTATCGCCGTGAATCCGGCTGGGGGTTTGTGCTGCATCACCCAGCCATGTGGCAGCGACTGATCATGACCTCAATCCCGGAAGGCGGCATGCCTCCCCCGCCTGGACCTCCGCCTGAGCTCCTTGCCGGCCCAGCAGCCAACCTTCCCCCACCCCTGGGAATGGACGAGAAAGCCCCCCACAGACCGCTTCCTCCCCGTCTTCTCCACCACTTTGAGCAACGCTTTTTTCTGCTCGATGCGGGCGGCAAGGTTCTGATCAGCCGGCTTGAAATCCCTGCACACAGCGAGGCCACGCCTTTGCGCAATCAGGGGAAGGTCATAGGATATCTCGGGATTTTGCCGCGCACCGAGATTTCTGAGCCTCATCAAGAGCGTTTTCTCAAGGAGCAGACCATGGCATTCGCCATAGTGGCGGGAATCGTCCTCCTGCTTGCCTCCTGGCTTTCAGCACTTCTCTCCAAACGGCTGGTCCGCCCCCTGCAAAACCTGGCCGGAGCAACACGCCTGCTGGCGGCAGGAAAGTTCACCACCAGGGTGGAAGTGGTCTCTGCCGACGAACTGGGACAGCTGGCCGGCAACTTCAATACCCTGGCCATGACCCTGGAAAAAAACGAACAAGCCCGCCGCCAATGGGTTGCGGATATCTCCCATGAACTGCGCACACCGGTGGCGATCCTGCGCGGCGAGATCGAAGCACTTCAGGACGGCATTCGCCAACCGGACCAGCACTCGCTCAGCTCACTGCATGGAGAGGTACTCCGCCTCGCCCGCCTGGTGGAGGATCTTTATCAGCTTACGATGTCCGACCTCGGGGCGCTTACCTACCGGAAAAAAAATCTGGATATCATCGCTCTGCTCAAAGAGATTGTCGTTATCCATGCCGCTCAATTCACCGAAAAAGGCCTTTCCCTCACCAACACTGTGCCTGCGGAAAACGCCGTGGAAGTCTTCGGGGATGCCGAGCGATTGCGCCAGCTTTTCACCAACCTCCTCGATAACTCCCTGAAGTACACCAATGCCGGAGGAGCACTGCGCATCGACATGACCTGTCATGAACGCACCGTGCGTATTGATTTTCAGGATTCCGCCCCAGGGGTTGCCGGAGCGGACATGGAACGACTGTTCGAGCGCCTGTATCGGGTGGATGCCTCACGAAACCGAGAAACCGGCGGGGCCGGACTCGGGTTGGCCATTTGCCGGAACATCGTCGAGGCCCACCTGGGGAAAATCTCGGTACAACCCTCTCCCCTGGGCGGCCTCTGGGTCCAGGTCGAACTTCCAAGGACGAACCCCTGA
- a CDS encoding response regulator, which yields MAQMILIVEDEPKLAGVLRDYLRQAGFKTFWIATAAAVAPWVLKHAPAMILLDLMLPGGDGLDICLNIRTYSSAPIIMITARIEEIDRLQGLESGADDYICKPFSPREVVARVRAVLRRTDRASSLEVPGLVLDQSRYQATLNGCDLGLTAVEFRLLQFFSAKPGQVCTRQQLMDNIYPDERIVADRTIDSHIKHLREKISLANAATEFIHSVYGVGYKFEPREER from the coding sequence ATGGCGCAAATGATTCTGATCGTGGAGGATGAACCGAAGCTGGCAGGGGTGTTACGCGACTATCTCCGGCAGGCGGGATTCAAGACCTTTTGGATTGCCACCGCCGCGGCGGTGGCTCCCTGGGTACTAAAACACGCCCCGGCCATGATTCTCCTGGACCTGATGCTGCCAGGAGGCGACGGCCTTGATATCTGCCTTAATATCCGCACCTATTCGTCTGCGCCGATTATCATGATCACCGCCCGTATCGAGGAAATCGACAGGCTCCAGGGCCTGGAATCGGGAGCGGACGATTACATCTGCAAACCCTTCAGCCCCCGCGAGGTGGTGGCCAGGGTCAGGGCGGTACTCCGACGAACCGATAGGGCCTCCTCCCTCGAGGTTCCTGGTCTGGTCCTGGATCAATCGCGCTATCAGGCCACCCTCAACGGCTGCGACCTAGGACTTACCGCTGTCGAATTCAGATTATTACAATTTTTTTCCGCAAAACCGGGGCAGGTCTGCACCCGACAGCAACTAATGGACAACATCTATCCCGACGAACGGATCGTGGCTGACCGAACCATCGACAGCCACATCAAGCATCTCCGCGAGAAAATCTCTCTGGCTAATGCCGCAACGGAGTTCATCCATTCCGTTTATGGGGTAGGGTATAAATTTGAACCGCGGGAAGAAAGATAG
- a CDS encoding adenylate/guanylate cyclase domain-containing protein, whose protein sequence is MSDDFQIKRKLTAILSADAVSYSRMMSENEDQTLRTLADQRRILDAIIEAHEGRIVNTAGDSVLAEFSSSVAAVRCAIEMQEALKTRNDGLPSDQRMLFRIGVNLGDVMISGSDLLGDGVNVAARLQSIAEPGGICISSSVYDQISGKINLGFADLGEQNLKNITRPIHVYQLTGANAPIKARAVNATRKRGIFWVVAGFLFPVAILALGGYFLLSSSQKPLPTGEAPPQSMTRELEQSRLEAERGRAQAELEKLRAEGEMARMQAELALEKARTEAEQIKRRSEAEVRNKAASSSRSEPRVIPAAVPAPLPSAVQDSAPNSSEPPVKPAVEASPQWIATLSCEAFENRPASQMRLPVTSRGGDFVFERGNAGQPGYVFLQGKPVNGQLTMIGNVISGAKATLGRPGSAHLSGSFDGSGYQLQGKLGRRPCSMTLEARQ, encoded by the coding sequence ATGAGCGATGATTTTCAGATCAAGCGCAAATTGACTGCCATCCTTTCGGCCGATGCGGTCAGCTACAGCCGGATGATGAGCGAGAACGAGGATCAAACGCTGCGGACCCTGGCGGATCAACGGCGCATCCTCGATGCCATCATCGAGGCCCACGAAGGGCGGATCGTCAACACTGCCGGAGACAGTGTGCTGGCCGAATTCTCCAGTTCGGTGGCCGCGGTGCGCTGCGCCATCGAGATGCAGGAAGCGCTCAAGACGCGTAACGACGGGCTCCCCAGCGATCAGCGGATGCTTTTTCGCATCGGGGTTAACCTCGGCGACGTGATGATCAGCGGCAGCGATCTCTTGGGTGACGGCGTCAATGTGGCCGCCCGGTTGCAAAGCATCGCCGAACCCGGGGGCATCTGCATCTCCTCCAGCGTCTACGACCAGATTTCAGGCAAGATCAATCTCGGTTTCGCCGATCTGGGCGAGCAGAATCTCAAGAATATCACCCGTCCCATCCATGTCTACCAGCTGACCGGGGCCAATGCCCCGATAAAGGCCAGGGCGGTCAATGCAACCCGCAAGCGCGGAATCTTTTGGGTGGTGGCGGGATTCCTCTTCCCCGTGGCGATCTTGGCGCTGGGCGGGTATTTTCTTCTCTCCTCCTCGCAAAAACCGTTGCCCACGGGCGAAGCACCTCCTCAATCGATGACCAGGGAATTGGAACAAAGCCGGCTGGAAGCGGAAAGGGGGCGAGCCCAGGCCGAGCTGGAAAAATTGCGCGCTGAAGGGGAGATGGCCAGGATGCAGGCGGAGTTGGCGCTGGAGAAAGCCCGGACCGAGGCGGAACAGATCAAGCGCCGCAGTGAGGCTGAAGTGCGCAACAAGGCGGCTTCGTCCTCGCGCTCGGAGCCTCGCGTCATACCAGCGGCAGTACCAGCCCCATTGCCTTCCGCGGTGCAGGATTCTGCTCCCAACTCGTCCGAGCCACCGGTAAAACCAGCGGTAGAGGCTTCGCCCCAATGGATCGCCACCCTGTCCTGCGAGGCCTTTGAGAATCGTCCCGCGTCACAGATGCGCCTGCCGGTTACCTCGCGCGGGGGGGATTTTGTTTTTGAACGGGGCAATGCCGGTCAGCCGGGTTATGTGTTTTTGCAGGGCAAGCCTGTTAACGGTCAGCTGACCATGATTGGCAACGTCATTTCCGGCGCCAAGGCCACGCTTGGCCGTCCGGGGAGCGCCCACCTGAGCGGCAGCTTCGACGGCAGCGGCTATCAGCTGCAAGGCAAGCTGGGCCGCCGTCCGTGCAGCATGACCTTGGAAGCCCGGCAATAG
- a CDS encoding serine/threonine protein kinase: protein MNRIVAPHAHTAFQRLTPEIVLTLVEKALDIRCTNLCRPLASYINRVYELEGEDGEGLVVKFYRPGRWSYGALQDEHEFLLELASREIPVIAPLALQGNSSLGQHEGMYFAVFPKCGGRSSDEYTDEQWLEIGRLLGRTHAVGAGRIPEGRIIMTPEKSTREQMDYLLAGKFMDGDLAIQFGELAKALVAEISPLFKNTEMIRIHGDCHFSNLIYRPGESFYLIDFDDMALGPPVQDFWMLLPGYREETFAEIDLFLEGYETFRDFDRRSLRLIEPLRAMRYIHYMAWCGYQVAEEGLSRVAPDFGTRDYWQRELRDLDEQLERIRTAPEPQGNWL, encoded by the coding sequence ATGAACCGCATCGTCGCGCCCCACGCGCACACCGCCTTTCAGCGCCTCACCCCGGAGATCGTCCTCACCCTGGTGGAAAAGGCTCTGGATATCCGCTGCACCAATCTCTGCCGGCCCCTGGCCAGCTATATCAACCGGGTCTACGAGCTGGAAGGCGAGGATGGGGAGGGATTGGTGGTCAAGTTCTATCGGCCCGGCCGCTGGAGTTATGGAGCGCTCCAGGACGAGCATGAATTCTTGCTTGAGCTCGCCAGCCGGGAGATCCCGGTCATCGCCCCTCTTGCCTTGCAGGGCAACAGCAGTCTGGGTCAGCATGAGGGGATGTATTTTGCCGTCTTTCCCAAATGCGGCGGCCGCAGTTCGGATGAATACACCGATGAGCAGTGGCTGGAAATCGGCCGGTTGCTCGGGCGCACCCATGCCGTGGGCGCGGGGCGGATTCCGGAGGGGCGGATCATTATGACTCCGGAGAAATCAACCCGGGAGCAAATGGACTATCTCCTGGCCGGGAAGTTCATGGACGGGGATCTTGCCATCCAATTCGGGGAGCTGGCCAAGGCCCTGGTCGCCGAGATCAGTCCGCTCTTTAAGAACACCGAGATGATCCGTATCCATGGGGACTGTCATTTTTCCAATCTCATCTACCGGCCCGGCGAATCCTTCTATCTCATCGATTTCGACGATATGGCCCTGGGGCCGCCGGTGCAGGATTTCTGGATGCTCCTGCCGGGCTACCGGGAAGAGACCTTTGCCGAGATCGACCTCTTTCTCGAAGGCTATGAGACCTTCCGCGATTTCGACCGCCGGAGCCTGCGGCTGATCGAGCCGCTTCGGGCCATGCGTTATATCCACTACATGGCCTGGTGCGGTTATCAGGTGGCCGAGGAGGGCTTGAGCCGGGTGGCGCCTGATTTCGGTACCCGTGACTACTGGCAGCGGGAGTTGCGCGACCTCGATGAGCAGCTGGAGCGGATCAGAACCGCGCCCGAACCCCAGGGGAACTGGCTTTGA